The following nucleotide sequence is from candidate division WOR-3 bacterium.
CTATATCCATAGTCTGGCACCAATATGATTAAGGGTTTGGGCATTGATATTTCGGCGATCGAACGATTCAATATTCTTGAAAACAGGGCAGAATTCCAAAAGGATGTCTTCACGCCTGATGAACTTAATATCGTCCGAAGCACAGTAGATAATGATAGTACGTTCGCTCTTCTTTTTTCAATAAAGGAAGCGTTTCTAAAAGCCCTCCGCTGCGGACTCCATTTTGGATATTTCTGGCGGAACATTGATATCAGTCCTCGCCTGGAGGTCAAAACCTCTGGTCGGGTAAAAAATATTGTCAAAGGGAAATCTGTCAGGCAATTCCACATTTCCGCGGCAAAAACGAAAAGATATGCGGTGGGCATTATTGTATTGGAATCCGACGATTAATTGCAGGAGGTGCCTTAATGAGTAACATCGGTTCCTACGACGAACGATATTCAAAATTTGACTGGAAGATATCAATTGACGAACTTGAGTATGGCAAGAATGGTATGTATAATATCGGTTACTACTGCAGCGATCGTATCGTGGAAAAAGGATTTGGTGACAGAATCGCCTTGATATGGCAGGGGTTCAAAGGCGATGTCAAAGAATTCACCTACAATGATATCCGAGTCTACAGTAACGTTATTGCAAAATTCCTGAAGGACAATGGTGTCAAGAGCGGAGACCGTGTCTGTATTTTCATGGATCGCATTCCCGAACTATACATAACCTTCGTCGGTATTCTCAAAATGGGCGGAATAATCCAACCGCTTTTCTCGGCTTTCGGCGAAGAAGCGCTTTTTACTCGGCTTGATGATGCAAAGACCAAGGCGATCATCACCACCAGGAAGCATGCCGGCAAGGTGCGGAGAATCAGGGAAAGGCTTCCGGCGCTCGAGAAAGTGATCGTCGTCGATGCCGAAGGGCAAAATCTGAAGCCGGGCGAAATCGCCTTCAACATGGAAACATCAAAACCCGTGGACAGTTTCGAGAGCGAAAAAGTAGGTCCGGAAGCACCGTCGGTCCT
It contains:
- a CDS encoding 4'-phosphopantetheinyl transferase superfamily protein — encoded protein: MIKGLGIDISAIERFNILENRAEFQKDVFTPDELNIVRSTVDNDSTFALLFSIKEAFLKALRCGLHFGYFWRNIDISPRLEVKTSGRVKNIVKGKSVRQFHISAAKTKRYAVGIIVLESDD